From Lagopus muta isolate bLagMut1 chromosome 12, bLagMut1 primary, whole genome shotgun sequence, one genomic window encodes:
- the LOC125699027 gene encoding C-factor-like encodes MGELRVRSVLVTGANRGIGLGLVRHLLALPNPPEWVFATCRDPKGQRAQELQKLASKHPNLVTVPLEVTDPASIKAAAASVGERLKGSGLNLLINNAGILRPNKLDNETLKDMAEVYMTNTIAPLLLCQAFLPLLKKAAQGSPGSGMGCSKAAIVNISSIGGSIKEMYLWEGIQAVNYRCSKAALNMLTRCQSMGYREHGILCVAFHPGWVQTDMGVTAGHTPPVTVDASVGGMLKVLSKLSEKDSGSFLDWEGNAVAW; translated from the exons ATGGGAGAGCTGCGTGTCCGCTCCGTTCTGGTGACTGGGGCCAACCGGGGAATCGGCCTCGGGCTGGTCCGGCACCTGCTGGCATTGCCAAACCCACCTGAGTGGGTCTTTGCAACTTGTCGCGACCCCAAGGGACAGCGAGCGCAG gagctgcagaaattGGCCTCCAAGCACCCCAACCTGGTCACTGTCCCGCTCG AAGTCACCGATCCCGCCAGCATCAAGGCGGCCGCAGCCAGCGTCGGGGAGCGCCTCAAGGGCTCGGGGCTGAACCTCCTCATCAACAACGCTGGGATCCTAAGGCCGAACAAGCTTGACAATGaaacactgaaggacatggcTGAGGTGTACATGACCAACACCATtgcacctctgctgctctgccag gCGTTCCTGCCACTGCTGAAGAAGGCAGCCCAGGGGAGCCCTGGCTCAGGGATgggctgcagcaaggcagccATCGTCAACATTTCCAGCATTGGAGGATCTAtcaaagaaatgtatttatggGAAGGCATACAAGCAGTCAATTATCGCTGTAGCAAG GCTGCTCTCAACATGCTCACCAGGTGCCAGTCCATGGGGTACCGCGAACACGGCATCCTCTGTGTCGCTTTCCATCCTGGCTGGGTGCAGACAGACATGGGGGTAACAGCCGGACACACG ccccccgtGACGGTGGACGCGAGCGTAGGAGGGATGCTGAAGGTGCTCTCCAAGCTCTCCGAGAAGGACAGCGGGTCCTTCCTGGACTGGGAAGGGAACGCTGTGgcctggtga
- the LOC125699025 gene encoding C-factor-like isoform X2, with the protein MGELRVRSVLVTGANRGIGLGLVQHLLALPNPPEWVFATCRDPKGQRAQELQKLASKHPNLVIVPLEVTDPASIKAAAASVGERLKGSGLNLLINNAGIIKENTLDNETLKDMAEVYMTNTIAPLLLSQAFLPLLKKAAQGSPGSGMSCSKAAIANISSCSGSIKELYLWEGVQAVCYRCSKAALNMLTRCQSMGYREHGILCVTFNPGWVQTDMGKAGGDKPPVTVDASAAGMLKVLSKLSEKDSGSFRDWEGNVVPW; encoded by the exons ATGGGAGAGCTGCGTGTCCGCTCCGTTCTGGTGACTGGGGCCAACCGGGGAATCGGCCTCGGGCTGGTCCAGCACCTGCTGGCATTGCCAAACCCACCTGAGTGGGTCTTTGCAACTTGTCGCGACCCCAAGGGACAGCGAGCGCAG gagctgcagaaattGGCCTCCAAGCACCCCAACCTGGTCATCGTCCCGCTCG AAGTCACCGATCCCGCCAGCATCAAGGCGGCCGCAGCCAGCGTCGGGGAGCGCCTCAAGGGCTCGGGGCTGAACCTCCTCATCAACAACGCTGGGATCATAAAGGAAAACACGCTTGACAATGaaacactgaaggacatggcTGAGGTGTACATGACCAATACCATtgcacctctgctgctcagccag gCGTTCCTTCCACTGCTGAAGAAGGCAGCCCAGGGGAGCCCAGGTTCAGGGatgagctgcagcaaagcagccatTGCCAACATTTCCAGCTGTTCGGGTTCAATCAAAGAACTCTACTTATGGGAAGGTGTGCAAGCTGTCTGTTACCGCTGCAGCAAG GCTGCTCTCAACATGCTCACCAGGTGCCAGTCCATGGGGTACCGGGAACATGGCATCCTCTGTGTCACTTTCAATCCTGGATGGGTGCAAACGGACATgggaaaagcaggaggagaCAAG ccccccgtGACGGTGGACGCGAGCGCAGCAGGGATGTTGAAGGTGCTCTCCAAGCTCTCCGAGAAGGACAGCGGGTCCTTCCGGGACTGGGAAGGGAACGTTGTGccctggtga
- the LOC125699025 gene encoding uncharacterized protein LOC125699025 isoform X1 — translation MGELRVRSVLVTGANRGIGLGLVQHLLALPNPPEWVFATCRDPKGQRAQELQKLASKHPNLVIVPLEVTDPASIKAAAASVGERLKGSGLNLLINNAGIIKENTLDNETLKDMAEVYMTNTIAPLLLSQAFLPLLKKAAQGSPGSGMSCSKAAIANISSCSGSIKELYLWEGVQAVCYRCSKAALNMLTRCQSMGYREHGILCVTFNPGWVQTDMGKAGGDKVRASPRWVHPQPVLVSHRGCCLPEPCTKTPSGGCSVSTMAALPALGPLRSASPGSWQPHRPPSQLSPSSQGSASPSAQPLPSRSRAPGHSLGSPWAHTPAFLPLPCSPP, via the exons ATGGGAGAGCTGCGTGTCCGCTCCGTTCTGGTGACTGGGGCCAACCGGGGAATCGGCCTCGGGCTGGTCCAGCACCTGCTGGCATTGCCAAACCCACCTGAGTGGGTCTTTGCAACTTGTCGCGACCCCAAGGGACAGCGAGCGCAG gagctgcagaaattGGCCTCCAAGCACCCCAACCTGGTCATCGTCCCGCTCG AAGTCACCGATCCCGCCAGCATCAAGGCGGCCGCAGCCAGCGTCGGGGAGCGCCTCAAGGGCTCGGGGCTGAACCTCCTCATCAACAACGCTGGGATCATAAAGGAAAACACGCTTGACAATGaaacactgaaggacatggcTGAGGTGTACATGACCAATACCATtgcacctctgctgctcagccag gCGTTCCTTCCACTGCTGAAGAAGGCAGCCCAGGGGAGCCCAGGTTCAGGGatgagctgcagcaaagcagccatTGCCAACATTTCCAGCTGTTCGGGTTCAATCAAAGAACTCTACTTATGGGAAGGTGTGCAAGCTGTCTGTTACCGCTGCAGCAAG GCTGCTCTCAACATGCTCACCAGGTGCCAGTCCATGGGGTACCGGGAACATGGCATCCTCTGTGTCACTTTCAATCCTGGATGGGTGCAAACGGACATgggaaaagcaggaggagaCAAGGTACGAGCTTCCCCACGTTGGGTCCAtccacagcctgtgctggtCTCCCACAGAGGCTGCTGTCTCCCAGAGCCCTGCACCAAGACCCCCTCAGGGGGCTGCTCCGTCAGCACCAtggcagctctccctgccctggGACCCCTGCGCAGCGCCAGCCCCGGCTCCTGGCAGCCCCACCGCCCGCCTTCCCAGCTCTCACCCTCCTCCCAGGGCTCTGCTTCCCCCTCAGCCCAGCCGCTGCCTTCCCGCAGCCGGGCTCCAGGGCACAGCCTGGGCAGCCCTTGGGCACACACGCCTGCGtttctccctctgccctgcagccccccgtGA
- the LOC125699028 gene encoding C-factor-like isoform X1: MGELRVRSALVTGANRGIGLGFVQHLLALPNPPEWVFAGCRDPKGQRAQELQKLASKHPNLVIVPLEVTDPASIKAAAASVGERLKGSGLNLLINNAGIVKANKLDNETLKDMAEVYMTNTTAPLLLSQALLPLLKKAAQGSPGSGMNCSKAAIVNISSNGGSIKEVYLWEGIQAVNYRCSKAALNMLTRCQSMGYREHGIFTVAFHPGWVQTDLGREGGAEPPLTVDASAAGMLKVLSKLSEKDSGSFRDWEGNVVAW; this comes from the exons ATGGGAGAGCTGCGTGTCCGCTCCGCTCTGGTGACTGGGGCCAACCGGGGAATCGGCCTGGGCTTTGTCCAGCACCTGCTGGCATTGCCAAACCCACCTGAGTGGGTCTTTGCAGGCTGCCGGGACCCCAAGGGACAGCGAGCGCAG gagctgcagaaattGGCCTCCAAGCACCCCAACCTGGTCATCGTCCCGCTCG AAGTCACCGATCCCGCCAGCATCAAGGCGGCCGCAGCCAGCGTCGGGGAGCGCCTCAAGGGCTCGGGGCTGAACCTCCTCATCAACAACGCTGGGATCGTAAAGGCAAACAAGCTTGACAATGaaacactgaaggacatggcCGAGGTGTACATGACCAACACcactgcacctctgctgctcagccag GCgcttctgccactgctgaagaAGGCAGCCCAGGGGAGCCCAGGCTCAGGGATGAACTGCAGCAAGGCAGCCATCGTCAACATTTCCAGTAATGGGGGTTCAATCAAAGAAGTCTACTTATGGGAAGGCATACAAGCTGTCAATTATCGCTGCAGCAAG GCTGCCCTGAACATGCTCACCAGGTGCCAGTCCATGGGGTACCGCGAACACGGCATCTTCACTGTTGCTTTCCATCCTGGCTGGGTGCAAACGGACTTGGGACGTGAAGGGGGAGCTGAG cccccgcTGACGGTGGACGCGAGCGCAGCAGGGATGCTGAAGGTGCTCTCCAAGCTCTCCGAGAAGGACAGCGGGTCCTTCCGGGACTGGGAAGGGAACGTTGTGgcctggtga
- the LOC125699029 gene encoding estradiol 17-beta-dehydrogenase 2-like, translating to MGKLRVRSALVTGANRGIGLGLVQHLLALPNPPEWVFATCRDPKGQRAQELQKLASKHPNLVIVPLEVTDPASIKAAAASVGERLKGSGLNLLINNAGILRANTLDNETLKDMAEVYMTNTIAPLLLSQVMCSPTAPGTSLYCIPQVLNTGRMGPVGQSPPLLSPC from the exons ATGGGAAAGCTGCGTGTCCGCTCTGCTCTGGTGACTGGGGCCAACCGGGGAATCGGCCTCGGGCTGGTCCAGCACCTGCTGGCATTGCCAAACCCACCTGAGTGGGTCTTTGCAACTTGTCGCGACCCCAAGGGACAGCGAGCGCAG gagctgcagaaattGGCCTCCAAGCACCCCAACCTGGTCATCGTCCCGCTCG AAGTCACCGATCCCGCCAGCATCAAGGCGGCCGCAGCCAGCGTCGGGGAGCGCCTCAAGGGCTCGGGGCTGAACCTCCTCATCAACAACGCTGGGATCCTAAGGGCAAACACGCTTGACAATGaaacactgaaggacatggcCGAGGTGTACATGACCAACACCATtgcacctctgctgctcagccaggTAATGTGctcacccacagctccaggaaCGTCCCTGTACTGCATCCCTCAGGTCCTCAATACAGGAAGGATGGGGCCCGTGGGACAGAGCCCTCCTCTACTCTCTCCCTGCTGA
- the LOC125699028 gene encoding C-factor-like isoform X2, whose amino-acid sequence MGELRVRSALVTGANRGIGLGFVQHLLALPNPPEWVFAGCRDPKGQRAQELQKLASKHPNLVIVPLEVTDPASIKAAAASVGERLKGSGLNLLINNAGIVKANKLDNETLKDMAEVYMTNTTAPLLLSQALLPLLKKAAQGSPGSGMNCSKAAIVNISSNGGSIKEVYLWEGIQAVNYRCSKAALNMLTRCQSMGYREHGIFTVAFHPGWVQTDLGREGGAEPPLTVDASVGGMLKVLSKLSEKDSGSFLDWEGNVVPW is encoded by the exons ATGGGAGAGCTGCGTGTCCGCTCCGCTCTGGTGACTGGGGCCAACCGGGGAATCGGCCTGGGCTTTGTCCAGCACCTGCTGGCATTGCCAAACCCACCTGAGTGGGTCTTTGCAGGCTGCCGGGACCCCAAGGGACAGCGAGCGCAG gagctgcagaaattGGCCTCCAAGCACCCCAACCTGGTCATCGTCCCGCTCG AAGTCACCGATCCCGCCAGCATCAAGGCGGCCGCAGCCAGCGTCGGGGAGCGCCTCAAGGGCTCGGGGCTGAACCTCCTCATCAACAACGCTGGGATCGTAAAGGCAAACAAGCTTGACAATGaaacactgaaggacatggcCGAGGTGTACATGACCAACACcactgcacctctgctgctcagccag GCgcttctgccactgctgaagaAGGCAGCCCAGGGGAGCCCAGGCTCAGGGATGAACTGCAGCAAGGCAGCCATCGTCAACATTTCCAGTAATGGGGGTTCAATCAAAGAAGTCTACTTATGGGAAGGCATACAAGCTGTCAATTATCGCTGCAGCAAG GCTGCCCTGAACATGCTCACCAGGTGCCAGTCCATGGGGTACCGCGAACACGGCATCTTCACTGTTGCTTTCCATCCTGGCTGGGTGCAAACGGACTTGGGACGTGAAGGGGGAGCTGAG cccccgcTGACGGTGGACGCGAGCGTAGGAGGGATGCTGAAGGTGCTCTCCAAGCTCTCCGAGAAGGACAGCGGGTCCTTCCTGGACTGGGAAGGGAACGTTGTGccctggtga